One Panthera leo isolate Ple1 chromosome B1, P.leo_Ple1_pat1.1, whole genome shotgun sequence DNA window includes the following coding sequences:
- the ESCO2 gene encoding N-acetyltransferase ESCO2, with translation MSAFTPRKKKQRSLSCDNLLSDIPSKKLILDFAENVFPSPDQKYISQSSDSNEEKVLCSQQGHFISSPLKTTEKSRLASANQGSPFKSAVSTVSFYNKDQWYLNPLERKLIKESRSICLKTNNEDKSFPIVTVCSKKINKKPQKCLTSKYQPKYKCIKPVSKNSKKSKQNRVAYKPVVEKENNYYSAENNLNAPRVLSQKVKPQVTLQGGAAFFVRKKSCLRKLSSENKPLLELTQKNPSEVTEDSDVETVHKRKGFETRHVPKCLLLEKEPNVELLCARSKNGEKLIKDSSGGVVSSRECKPNENKCFPSEDSLSENKAVSPDSVVYPIFSVSSVNTKRSLVEQSSVGSIISANLLKQINTQKSTNTRDTNKETKDQLIIDAGQKHFGATMCKSCGMIYTASSPEDEMQHVQHHHRFLEGIKYTGWKKERIVAQFWDGKILLVLPHDPSYAIRKVEDVQELVDNELGFHQVVPRCPNKTKTLLFISDEKRVVGCLIAEPIKQAFRVLSEPTGPSSKECHRAWQCSDVPEPAVCGISRIWVFRLKRRKRIARRLVDTLRNCFMFGCFLKTDEIAFSDPTPDGKLFATKYCNTPNFLVYNFNS, from the exons ATGTCAGCTTTTACtccaagaaaaaagaagcagcGTTCTTTGAGCTGTGACAA cCTATTATCAGACATCCcatcaaagaaattaattttggaCTTTGCTGAAAACGTATTTCCATCACCTGATCAAAAATACATTTCCCAAAGCAGTGATAGCAATGAAGAAAAGGTACTTTGCTCTCAGCAAGGCCATTTCATTTCAAGTCCActcaaaacaactgaaaaatcCAGATTGGCATCTGCAAATCAAGGTTCACCATTTAAATCTGCTGTGTCTACTGTATCCTTTTACAACAAAGATCAGTGGTATCTGAATCCATTAGAGAGAAAGCTGATAAAAGAGAGTAGATCCATTTGTCTAAAAACTAATAATGAAGATAAATCTTTTCCCATTGTGACAGTCTGCTccaagaagataaacaaaaagcCACAAAAGTGTTTAACTTCTAAATATCAACcgaaatataaatgtatcaagCCTGTAtcaaagaattctaaaaaatcCAAGCAAAATCGAGTGGCCTATAAGCCAGttgtggagaaagagaataatTATTACTCAGCTGAAAATAATCTGAATGCTCCTCGGGTTCTAAGCCAAAAAGTCAAACCACAAGTTACACTCCAGGGTGGAGCGGCCTTTTTTGTTAGGAAAAAGTCCTGTCTTAGAAAATTGTCTTCAGAAAACAAGCCATTACTGGAACTCACGCAAAAGAATCCATCAGAAGTGACTGAAGATTCTGATGTAGAGACTGTCCATAAAAGAAAAGGTTTTGAGACAAGGCACGTGCCAAAGTGCTTGTTACTAGAAAAGGAACCGAATGTTGAACTGCTTTGTGCAAGAagtaaaaatggagagaaattaataaag GATTCATCAGGTGGAGTAGTTTCTTCAAGAGAATGTAAacctaatgaaaataaatgttttccttcaGAAGATTCTCTCAGTGAAAACAAGGCGG TTTCTCCTGATTCTGTTGTCTACCCGATCTTCAGTGTGTCTTCAGTCAATACAAAAAG atCTTTAGTTGAACAGTCTTCTGTGGGATCCATCATATCTGCTAACCTCTTGAAACAGATCAATACACAGAAAAGTACTAATACTAgagatacaaataaagaaacaaaagaccagCTCATCATT GACGCAGGTCAGAAACATTTTGGAGCCACCATGTGTAAGTCCTGTGGCATGATCTACACCGCATCCAGCCCTGAGGATGAAATGCAACATGTCCAGCATCACCACAGATTTCTGGAGGGGATCAAATATACA GGCTGGAAAAAAGAACGTATAGTAGCACAGTTTTGGGATGGGAAAATTTTGTTGGTCCTGCCACATGATCCGAGTTATGCTATCAGAAAG GTAGAAGATGTCCAGGAACTTGTTGATAATGAATTGGGCTTCCACCAAGTTGTTCCCAGATGTCCAAACAAAACCAAGACTCTTCTCTTCATATCTGATGAAAAGAGAGTAGTTGGGTGTTTAATTGCAGAGCCCATCAAACAG GCCTTCCGTGTCCTGTCCGAACCAACGGGTCCAAGCTCTAAAGAATGTCATCGGGCTTGGCAATGTTCAGATGTACCAGAACCTGCAGTCTGTGGAATAAGTAGAATCTGGGTCTTCAGACTGAAACGAAGAAAGCGCATTGCAAGACGACTGGTGGATACTCTcag gAATTGCTTCATGTTTGGCTGTTTTCTCAAGACTGATGAAATAGCATTTTCTGACCCAACACCAGATGGCAAGTTATTTGCAACCAAATACTGCAACACCCCTAATTTCcttgtatataattttaatagttaa